In a single window of the Pseudopipra pipra isolate bDixPip1 chromosome Z, bDixPip1.hap1, whole genome shotgun sequence genome:
- the ELAC1 gene encoding zinc phosphodiesterase ELAC protein 1 isoform X2 has translation MSMEITFLGTGSAYPSPTRGASALVLRREGECWLFDCGEGTQTQLMRSHLRAGRITKIFITHLHGDHFFGLPGLLCTLSLQSSPDPNKPPVDIYGPLGLRSFLWRSLELSHSQLLFPYAVHELVPTRDQCPEEEFRDFSHLDRGEVPPQGPGGRILRLDPGEGSYLLEEDEQLVLRAFRLFHRVPSFGFVLEEKPRPGRLNVQKLKDLGVQPGPLYGKLKGGAAVLLENGVRISPCEVLEEPIPGRKVCILGDCSGAPGDEAPRLCRDADVLVHEATLDDSQQEKAREHGHSTPGMAAGFARLCRARRLVLTHFSQRYKPAGQAGEGDADVAELGRQAESVLGAQEVTLAEDFMTIEIPMKKGKTAALASPE, from the exons ATGTCCATGGAGATAACTTTCCTGGGCACGGGCTCGGCATACCCCTCTCCCACCAGAGGGGCGTCGGCGCTGGTGCTTCGCAGGGAAGGGGAGTGCTGGCTCTTCGACTGCGGGGAGGGGACCCAGACACAGCTCATGAGGAGCCACCTCAGGGCAG GCAGGATCACCAAGATTTTCATAACCCACCTCCACGGCGACCACTTTTTCGGGCTCCCCGGCCTGCTGTGCACGCtcagcctgcagagcagccccgaCCCAAACAAGCCACCCGTGGATATTTACGGGCCCTTAGGGCTGAGGAGCTTCCTGTGGCggagcctggagctgtcccactcccagctcctcttTCCCTACGCCGTCCACGAGCTGGTGCCCACGCGGGACCAGTGCCCCGAGGAGGAGTTCAGGGACTTCTCGCACCTGGACAGGGGTGAGGTGCCTCCCCAGGGCCCCGGAGGGAGAATACTGCGCCTGGACCCGGGAGAGGGCTCCTACTTGCTGGAGGAGGACGAGCAGCTGGTGCTGAGGGCGTTCCGCCTCTTTCACCGCGTCCCTTCCTTCGGCTTCGTGCTGGAGGAGAAGCCCCGGCCTGGGAGGCTCAACGTGCAGAAACTGAAAGACCTTG GAGTTCAGCCGGGCCCTCTGTACGGGAAGCTGAAGGGCGGGGCCGCAGTCCTGCTGGAAAACGGCGTGAGGATCTCTCCCTGCGAGGTGCTGGAGGAACCCATTCCCGGCAGGAAGGTGTGCATCCTGGGGGACTGCTCGGGGGCGCCGGGGGACGAGGCCCCGCGGCTCTGCCGCGACGCCGACGTGCTGGTGCACGAGGCCACGCTGGACGACAGCCAGCAGGAGAAGGCCAGGGAGCACGGGCACAGCACCCCCGGGATGGCGGCGGGTTTCGCCAGGCTGTGCCGGGCCAGGAGGCTGGTTTTGACCCACTTCAGCCAGAGGTACAAGCCGGCCGGccaggcaggggagggggacGCGGACGTGGCCGAGCTGGGGAGGCAGGCGGAGTCCGTGCTGGGGGCACAGGAGGTGACACTGGCTGAGGACTTCATGACAATAGAGATCCCCatgaagaagggaaaaacagcAGCGCTGGCCAGCCCTGAGTGA
- the ELAC1 gene encoding zinc phosphodiesterase ELAC protein 1 isoform X1 produces MPDVQQLKNLSCRRHSSTPRMSMEITFLGTGSAYPSPTRGASALVLRREGECWLFDCGEGTQTQLMRSHLRAGRITKIFITHLHGDHFFGLPGLLCTLSLQSSPDPNKPPVDIYGPLGLRSFLWRSLELSHSQLLFPYAVHELVPTRDQCPEEEFRDFSHLDRGEVPPQGPGGRILRLDPGEGSYLLEEDEQLVLRAFRLFHRVPSFGFVLEEKPRPGRLNVQKLKDLGVQPGPLYGKLKGGAAVLLENGVRISPCEVLEEPIPGRKVCILGDCSGAPGDEAPRLCRDADVLVHEATLDDSQQEKAREHGHSTPGMAAGFARLCRARRLVLTHFSQRYKPAGQAGEGDADVAELGRQAESVLGAQEVTLAEDFMTIEIPMKKGKTAALASPE; encoded by the exons ATGCCTGACGTTCAGCAGCTCAAAAATCTCTCTTGCAGGCGCCACAGCAGCACACCCAGGATGTCCATGGAGATAACTTTCCTGGGCACGGGCTCGGCATACCCCTCTCCCACCAGAGGGGCGTCGGCGCTGGTGCTTCGCAGGGAAGGGGAGTGCTGGCTCTTCGACTGCGGGGAGGGGACCCAGACACAGCTCATGAGGAGCCACCTCAGGGCAG GCAGGATCACCAAGATTTTCATAACCCACCTCCACGGCGACCACTTTTTCGGGCTCCCCGGCCTGCTGTGCACGCtcagcctgcagagcagccccgaCCCAAACAAGCCACCCGTGGATATTTACGGGCCCTTAGGGCTGAGGAGCTTCCTGTGGCggagcctggagctgtcccactcccagctcctcttTCCCTACGCCGTCCACGAGCTGGTGCCCACGCGGGACCAGTGCCCCGAGGAGGAGTTCAGGGACTTCTCGCACCTGGACAGGGGTGAGGTGCCTCCCCAGGGCCCCGGAGGGAGAATACTGCGCCTGGACCCGGGAGAGGGCTCCTACTTGCTGGAGGAGGACGAGCAGCTGGTGCTGAGGGCGTTCCGCCTCTTTCACCGCGTCCCTTCCTTCGGCTTCGTGCTGGAGGAGAAGCCCCGGCCTGGGAGGCTCAACGTGCAGAAACTGAAAGACCTTG GAGTTCAGCCGGGCCCTCTGTACGGGAAGCTGAAGGGCGGGGCCGCAGTCCTGCTGGAAAACGGCGTGAGGATCTCTCCCTGCGAGGTGCTGGAGGAACCCATTCCCGGCAGGAAGGTGTGCATCCTGGGGGACTGCTCGGGGGCGCCGGGGGACGAGGCCCCGCGGCTCTGCCGCGACGCCGACGTGCTGGTGCACGAGGCCACGCTGGACGACAGCCAGCAGGAGAAGGCCAGGGAGCACGGGCACAGCACCCCCGGGATGGCGGCGGGTTTCGCCAGGCTGTGCCGGGCCAGGAGGCTGGTTTTGACCCACTTCAGCCAGAGGTACAAGCCGGCCGGccaggcaggggagggggacGCGGACGTGGCCGAGCTGGGGAGGCAGGCGGAGTCCGTGCTGGGGGCACAGGAGGTGACACTGGCTGAGGACTTCATGACAATAGAGATCCCCatgaagaagggaaaaacagcAGCGCTGGCCAGCCCTGAGTGA